The genomic window CATCAGGGCCGGCGAGCCGAGACCGCCGGCGCCGACGCAGAGCACCCGGGCGTTCTTCAGCCGCTTCTGCCCCTCGACCCCGACGTCCGGGATGATCAGGTGGCGCGAGTAGCGGCGGATCTCGTCAACGGTCAGCTCGGCGGCGGGCTCGACGAGCGGGGGCAACGACACGGTGGACTCCCCGGGATCGGCGGTGGCGAACCGCGCCATTGTCGCTCGGCGGAGCACCGGTCGGCCATGAGGAGGGACACGTCGCCCGACATGCGGGAGCGGGAATAACTCAGATCCCGTCGACCGGCTCGCCCGAGTAGCGGGAGCCGTCGACGTACGGCCAGGCGTTCGCGACGCAGCCGTCCAGCCCGTACGTCTGCTGCTGCATCACCGGGGCCGGCGCCCCCGGCCCGGGGCAGGCCTGGTGCTCCTCGCCGAACTCGTGCCCGACCTCGTGGTTGATCACGTAGGTGCGGTAGACCTCCAGCGGCGCGCCGTAGTCGGGCACCGACTCCATCCAGCGGGCCAGGTTGATGATCACCCGGCCGGGGATCCGGCAGGAGGTGTACCGCTCGGTGGTCAGCCCGCCCTCGGCGCACATCCGCTCGGAGGTCGCCGGGGTGGCCAGGTAGATGGTGAAGTCGGCGGCGGCCTCCTCGGCCACCCGCTGCACCCGCAGCTCGTCCGAGCCGATCCAGCTGCGCCGGTCGCCGAGCACCTCGTCCACCGTGGCGGCGAAGACGTCCACGTCCTGCCCGGCGCCCTGCTCTACGGCGACCCGGTAGCGGCGCAGCGGGCCGTCGTACCCGCGGATCGGGGAGCGGCCGTCGGCGGCGGCGAAGCTGCCGGAGGCCCCGGTCGGGTACGGGCCGGGCTCCACCCGGGCGCCCGCGCCGAACCCGTTCGCCGGCCGTGGATTCCCGGCCGGCGGATCCGCCCGCCGGTGGACCAGCTCGGTCAGGCCGGCCACCGCGCCGGCCACCGCCAGCAGGGCGACCAGCAGCAGGACGGTACGACGACGGCGACGCCGCATCCGGCGCAGGCTCGGCCCGACCGGCCGCGGGAGACCGGTCGCCGCCGGGGGGCGGTCGAAGTCGAGCCGGGGCGGACGGCCGGGAGGGGCCGACACCCGGTCGGGCTCGGCAGGCGGGTCGTAAGGGGACGACGACGTCATGACCTCAGCCTGCCATGCAATTCGGGCATTCAGCCATGTTTACCGCTCTTGCCGCAAACGCCTCCCGTTGCCGTCCGCAGGACGATCACACCGGCGCCCCGGTGTACCGCCGCCCCTCCAGATACGGCCAGGGATTGGGCGTGCAGCCGTCCAGGAAGAGCGTCTGCTGCTGCATCACCGGCGCCGGCCGGCCCGCCCCCGGGCAACGCTCGTGGCGGTGCCCCAACTGGTGGCCGACCTCGTGGTTGATCACGTAGAGCCGGTAGCGGTCCAGCGGCAACCCGGCCTTCACCAGGTGCGGCACCGACAGCCGCCAGCGGTCCAGATTGATGATCACCTTGCCCGGAGTCCGGCACGAGGTGTACGGGCGCCCGCCGATCCGGATGTCGGTGCCCCCGGCCAGACACATCTGACCCGCCGTACGGGCCGTCGCGAGGTAGATCGTGAAGTCGTAGCCGGAACCGGCCGGCACCCGCTGCAACCGCAGCTGGCCACCGTCCACCCAGCTCCCCGGCCCGGCGAGCGCCGCCTGCACCGCGTCGCCGAAGGCGAGCACGTCCTCCCCGGAGCCGTTCTCCACCGCCACCCGGAAGCGCCGCAGGGTGCCCGACCGGCCCAGCACCCCGCCCTGGCGGTCGTCGTACCCGAAGCTGCCACGCCCCGCCGAGGGCACCGGGCCGGGCAGGCTCAGCACCGGCTCCGCGGGGGTCGTCGGGCTCGGCACGGGCCGGCCGGACGGCGACCCGGACGGCGACGGGGGCGGCGTGGGCACGGCCGACCGGGCGGCCGGTCGGGCGGCCCATTCGTCGTTCACCACCACCCCGGCACTGGCCGGCAGCCGCTGCACCGCGACACCGACGGCGACCCCGGCGGCGACCAGGAATGCGGCCACCACGATCGCCGGCCGCCAGCGGCGCGCGGCGGGTCGAGCGGTCGGACGGACGGCGGGAGCGGGCCGCGCGGCACCGTGGCGTGGCGGGGGGGAGCTGGGCATCCGGCTCAGCCTGCCATGTCGTGGCCCCGGGCGCTCTCCTCCGTTTCGCCGAGCAGCCCCAGCACCGCCCGCGCCACCGTGCGCGGCACCTCCAGCTGCGCCACGTGTCCGACCCCGTCGAGCATCAGCAGCCGGCTGTCCGGGATCACCCGGGCGGCCTGCGGCGCCACCCGGACGTCGACCAGCCGGTCGTGCCGCCCGCCGACGACCAGCGTGGGCGCCCGCACCGTGGCGGCCAGCCGCCAGAGCGAACCCGACCCGGGCAGGTACGACCGCAGGAAGCTGGAGACCAGACCGCGGAACGTCCGGACGTACGCGGCGGCGTAGTGCGCGGCCTCGTAGCGGATCCGGATCTCCTCGACCGCCTCCTGCCGGCGCTGCTCGCTGATCCGGGTCAGGTCGGCGACGCAGGCCTCCATCACCTGCTGGGCCGTCACCTCCGGAGCGAGCTGGGCCAGCCGCCAGGCGGCCAGCCGCTCGCCCCGGGGGATCGCCAGCAGCGGCAGCATCCGCCCCTGGAGGGACCGCCGGAAGTCCAGGAACGGCAGCGCCGGGGAGATCAGGGTCAACGTCCGCACCAGGTCCGGCCGCGACGCCGCGACCTGCACCGAGATCGCCCCGCCCAGCGAGTTGCCGAAGAGGTGCACCGGTCCCCGGTCGCTGTGCTCGATCCAGCGCACCACCCGCTCGGCGAAGGAGGGGATCGTGTAGCGCCGGCCCGGCTCGCTGCGCCCGAAGCCCGGCAGGTCGATGGCCTGGCCGTCGAGCCGGTCGGCGAGCAGACCGGCCAGGTCCGTCCAGTTCTGCGACGAGCCGCCGAGGCCGTGCACGTAGAGCGCCGGCTCCGCGCCGGGCGCGGTGGCCGGAGTGTCCCGTACGTAGGTGACCGTGCCATCGAGGCGTACCGCACGGCCGGGCCAGGGCGGCGGCACGTGGTGCGCCGGCAGGAGATGGTCCGGCCAGAGGGTGGCACGCTTCATGCTCCCAGTGTTTCCCACGCCACCCCCGACCCACACCGGCCGCGGATCAGGCCAGCAACGCCTCGAGCCGGCGGTTCACGGCGGCCAGCGTCGCCCGGACCACCGCCTGCCGGGGGTCACCGGCGACCAGCGCGGAGCCGGCCAGCTGCTCCACCCACCCGTCGCAGACCAGCAGCACGACCACGGTGGCGACCTCGCAGTTGCCGAACGGCACCACGGCGGTGTGCTCCACGAAGCAGCGCCCCCGGTCCGCCGGCTGGGCGGCGCCGCGCAGCAGCTCGTCCACGGCCGCCGCGGCGGCCACCGCGCAGAGCCGCAGCACGTAGCCGTCGACCGCCGGGCCGGTGGAGTGGCCCTCGGCGGTTTCGTCGCCGGCGATCAGGCGTACCTCGACGGTGGCGTCGAGGCCGAAGGTGCTCACCTGGACGTGGTCGATCACCACCCGGGGCCCCGGCGCGCCGCCGGTGTCCAGCGGTCGGGAGGGGGCGGTCTCCGTCGTGGTCATCTGGCCACCGGAGTACGACGTGCCGAGCATCGCCGGGCTGGCGGTGGGCGTACCGGCCGGCGCGGCGGCCAGCGACGTCTCCTCCACCGTGGCCCGGCCCCGGTGGGGCGCGAGCTGGCGGCGCCGGCGCGGCGACTCCGGCTCGGCACGTGGCTCGTTCCGGCCCTCCCGCCCGTCGGCGGAGGTGTCGGCGGCCCGGCCGGCCCGCCCCTCGGGCTCCTGGCCGAAGCGGCTCTCCGCCGCCCGCGCGTCCGCCCGGGCCGGGCCGGTACGCGACGCGTCGGCGCGCTCCTCGGCGGGCCGCGCCTCCGCGGCTCCCCGGTCGGCGCGCCCCTCGGCGGAGCGACGGCGGACCGGGGGCGGCGGCGTGGCCGGCATCCCCGGCAGGTTCTGCGGGGCGGCGGCCAGCCCCATCCGGTCCTGGAGCAGCCGCGCCACCTGGCGGCTCACCTCGGCCGGGTCGGCGCCGTCGGTCAGGTCGAGCCGGAGGCTGTGCGCGCCGGCCGGGGTCCGGCGCAGGGCGGCGTCCCGGACGCCGGCGACCTCCCGGACAGCGTCGAGGATGGCGTTGACGTCGAACCCCTCGGGTCGCTCCCGCAGCGGCGCGGGCTCGTCGTCACGACGCAGGTGGGTGGCGATCCGGGCGAGTTCGGGGGTTTCGGCGGATGGCTCCACGGCTGGCGGCTCCGGCACGACGGGCACGTCCGGTTCGGCGGGGACGCGCTGCGGCAGTATCGCCAACGCCGCGTCGTCCGGCCCGGTGTCGGCGACCGGCTCGGCCGTCGGCACCGGTTCG from Micromonospora kangleipakensis includes these protein-coding regions:
- a CDS encoding DUF3152 domain-containing protein; its protein translation is MRRRRRRTVLLLVALLAVAGAVAGLTELVHRRADPPAGNPRPANGFGAGARVEPGPYPTGASGSFAAADGRSPIRGYDGPLRRYRVAVEQGAGQDVDVFAATVDEVLGDRRSWIGSDELRVQRVAEEAAADFTIYLATPATSERMCAEGGLTTERYTSCRIPGRVIINLARWMESVPDYGAPLEVYRTYVINHEVGHEFGEEHQACPGPGAPAPVMQQQTYGLDGCVANAWPYVDGSRYSGEPVDGI
- a CDS encoding DUF3152 domain-containing protein; this translates as MPSSPPPRHGAARPAPAVRPTARPAARRWRPAIVVAAFLVAAGVAVGVAVQRLPASAGVVVNDEWAARPAARSAVPTPPPSPSGSPSGRPVPSPTTPAEPVLSLPGPVPSAGRGSFGYDDRQGGVLGRSGTLRRFRVAVENGSGEDVLAFGDAVQAALAGPGSWVDGGQLRLQRVPAGSGYDFTIYLATARTAGQMCLAGGTDIRIGGRPYTSCRTPGKVIINLDRWRLSVPHLVKAGLPLDRYRLYVINHEVGHQLGHRHERCPGAGRPAPVMQQQTLFLDGCTPNPWPYLEGRRYTGAPV
- a CDS encoding alpha/beta fold hydrolase; amino-acid sequence: MKRATLWPDHLLPAHHVPPPWPGRAVRLDGTVTYVRDTPATAPGAEPALYVHGLGGSSQNWTDLAGLLADRLDGQAIDLPGFGRSEPGRRYTIPSFAERVVRWIEHSDRGPVHLFGNSLGGAISVQVAASRPDLVRTLTLISPALPFLDFRRSLQGRMLPLLAIPRGERLAAWRLAQLAPEVTAQQVMEACVADLTRISEQRRQEAVEEIRIRYEAAHYAAAYVRTFRGLVSSFLRSYLPGSGSLWRLAATVRAPTLVVGGRHDRLVDVRVAPQAARVIPDSRLLMLDGVGHVAQLEVPRTVARAVLGLLGETEESARGHDMAG